The genomic DNA aaactaaattgaaaaaatttttaaatcaaatcaaattattttaaatttctaacaaaatttaaaaaatttggtttgattcaatttggaTTATAgtttaaacctattaaaaattattcatttttaaatatattgtatttaataaataataatttaaatatagttttctatgatataatataaatatataaaaaaatgaaatacatatacaataaacgtgtaaaaaaaatgacaaattaaatataaaaacaagtgatacatttaattgtttattaaaaaaatttatcaaaaatagttttttatatataaatttaaaaaaaaatacagtttatagtttaaaatctatttaaaatgtaattcaaattgtaaatcaattttttaaaatttatcaatttacaccaaataattattttttaataattcaatctgattttacgatttaaaccaaataaaggTGAGGCAATTAAGGAAATGAATGATGGAATTGCCAATTAACCAACATGTACATTTTGGAGAATGAAAGGATTCTGTTCTTAACTTAGTCAATGgtctttaaattaattaattataatgtgGTTGGACGGGGTGAAATCAAGGATGAggcaaatgaaaatattgagaATAGTTAAGTCGggtaattatatataattttatataaaaataatgatatattattatataattaaatatttaaaaattaaaaataaaataatattaaattatataaaattatatgatgatacatcgttatttatatataaaattatatttaaaaattatatatgtaatattatcaAAGATTGTTTAGAGGCGAAAGTGTTGATTGCCCTTCTTGCCTAGTATCAATCAAATTGTATTAATCCAGCTACAAGAACTTCACTATCATCAATGGATGAACCAAATTAGGTCAACAATTAGAATAACTAAAGCCAGATTGTCGTCATGCTCAAAATTGCATAGTTCGATAATTTCCATTGACATTTGTGAAAGCTACCCATCCTTTCTCTGCCTTAATTGCCttaaattaaacattataaatctCCATAGACTTGAACGACAAGTGGGCCAATCAAAATCAACTACTCTTCAATATCAAATCAACCAATCGTTTGGAAGCACGTTCCGCTTCGACAAAAAGGCTAGATTGAAGCTGTTAGGTCTGTTGACTTTTTAGTTTGACTTTTCCTAAATTGATGTTGACCGTTGGATGAATGTTTCGGTGGCAACAAACTTTCCATGCACCAACACCTCTAATTAATTACTTCCTAGTTTTCtgattatttcttaaaaaaaaaaaaatcataaagttATAAACTTTTTCCATTTAATAATTCATAGGGTTAAAaactttttctgttttttggaaaataattttataaaacaacaaaaataaaaatttcaaagcttACCAGCCGTTGGATCATGATTTAACGGTTGACAATGGAGCTTTTACCATGAACCAACGGCCGCCGTTAATCCTAATGTTAAgtttagaggaaaaaaataaaaaataaaaaacaagtcGGCGCGGCAGGATCCAGGTGGTTCTAATGCAGTGAAGGGTGCGCAATACGCACATGACAAAATACGCGAAGTTTAGGCCAAATAGGAGAGGAGGCGAGTACAGAATAGCTACGTAATTGTGAAGATTACAATCGCAACTTCGCTCCTTTTTGGTCCAAAtcgaataataataataaaaattaaattttctatcaCTCTCTCGAGAAATaggattttgaaaatataacaaatacaaACATTCTGATGCTACTGAGGCAAcataaatcattttcaaattcctTTGTTTAATGATCTGATACCGTTTGATTTTGACGACGATGTTGTCGGCTTTATGTCCCACCGTTCGAGACTCCGGTGGCGGAGTTCTCGATCGATGCTATCGCGTTTTCCCTTGTCTCGCCGATCCTGGTacgttttatttatttatttatttttttgtcgcTTTCGTTTTCgttgataagaaaattaaactgaagaaagcgaaaaaaaaaaaatggaacagCTCGGAGATCATCTTTGGGATTGAAAGCAGCGCTAGTGATGCTGCATCTGGTATTTCTCGGCGTTCTCTTTCTTTTCGATAGTGATTTGATAGAGAAAACCAAGCATCAACCATGGTATGTGTATTTTGCAATTAGGTTTCTCTGCGTTACATTAAATTGGAATATGAGGAAACTTACATTCATTGCTTAGATAGGTATTTGCTTAGCTTAGAGTTTTACTGCCTTTAGTAGAAtgatttatttatcttttaaaaggTAGAAATTCGTTGGTATGTTATATTTCTTATTCATTTAAACTTCTTAGCATGTAATTGCGGCATTGTAgttaacattttcacccctttTTACAGGTATACTGGATTGTATCTTTTGTTGTTTGTCATCACATTGGTGCAATATTTTGTGGCCTCTGGTTCTTCTCCCAGGTAATGCCAATGAAATCgtatttgtttcaaaattgaCTGGTAACATATTTATCGGGAGAAGTGgtacctttaatattttttgtttcctGCCTAATGCTGTTTCTTGCATCtttatttttgtacttttaGTTATGTTCTTGATGCAATGAGAGAAGTAAATGAGACAAATGCTATGTTTAGACGGGTATCCATATCCTCAAAGTAAGtactaattttgatttttgtgtgtCTTGACTATTACTAATGAGGAATCTGACAAGATATggacttgaattttttattttttaaacatgattgttaatttattatttgcaaTGTTTAAGCAAAGACAACCTGCTTCAAGTAAAAATGGGAACATGGTCATTGCTGTTGAGGAAAGTCAGTCAGGGAGATATCTTCCAGGAAGTAATGCAACATCCTGGACAAAGCTAGTCCTTGAGATGTATCCCCCCGGGACATCCATTAGGTATGCAATTACATTGTTTCTTGTTCTTAAAAGTTCTGCATAATCGATGTGTGTCCATGCATGACAATCCTTACATGGTCCAGAGTATTACTCATATGTCCTTTTTAATAGCGGTTATAGTAAGGAATTCATTTTAGTTAGGTTTTCTGTCTTCTATTCATTTGGTGTACTATAAAGTTTTGTTTTCATGATATTTCTTGATTTGTTGAAGATATATTTCTGTTAGTAGTTTTGATGCCATAGCCAATTACAAGCATGCTTCTTAAATCCTTTTAGATTTCACTGCTTGTCTCTGGCTTGTAACACCAATTCATAGCCAACATAACTTTATGTTGGCGTACTTCATCTGCTTACCACTTCCAATCTTTTATTGAGAATTGATTATGTGGGATCAAACATATGAATGATGTTAATGTTGATATAATAATGAGTTCTTGTTGGTTAGTTTGTGTGTCCTATCACCCTGCAACTGTCTGGGCCCTGGATTAAGATAGATTGTGGCTAAAGTGTTCACTAGGTCAGAGTTAATGAGGTTGGTCCATTGGAGGGGGAGAGGGCTAATCACTGAAAAACTCTCCATTTGGCATACTATGGagattttgttttggttatGTTGCTTGAATTGTaagatctatattttttttcctttttaaatgcCAAAACCAATTATGAGCAGACTTCATAAATGCTTTGAGGTGTGGTCCATTGAGATTTGATTATGTGGGATTTAACATATGAATGATGTTAATGTTGATATAATAATGAGTTCTTTTCGGTTAGTTTGTGTGTCCTATCACCCTGCAACTGCCTGGGCTCTGGATTAAGAAAGATTGTGGATATAGTGTCTACTAGGTCTGAGTTAACGAGGCTGGTCCATTGGAGAGGGACGGGTCTAATTACTGAACAACTCTCCATTTGCCATACTATAGAGATCTTGTTTTGGTTGTGTTGCTTGAATTGTAAGATCTATATTCTTTTACTTGTTTGAATTCCAAAATCAATTATGAACGGACTTCATAAATGCTTTGAGATGTCATCACTGCTTGTGTCTGGCTTGTCACTCCAGTTGTAACCAAAACAACTTTAGATGGGCAAGCTTCATCTGCGTGCCACTTGCAGTCTTGTATTGATGAGTCATTATGTTGGATGAAATCATGTGAATTATGTTGATGAAGCCCTCTGCCCCCAtaaaggaaaagggaaaaaaaaagcagCTGGTTTACTAACTGTATTATATTGCTTTCTGCAGATCTTTGACGTGCCCATATTGTAATGTTGAACAGGTATGGTTTCATTATTGTGTATGTTCTTTTATTGATCCTGTGTGCTAGCTCTGCACCATACAGTTATTATCCCGCATTTACATTATTTCTTACCAAGTTTAATTCCCCTTTCTGTATGAATCAAAATCTGATGGAACCACTTTTGTACTTGATTATACTTCCTCTGTAAGCATTTTGTTTCTCattgaataatgaaaatttcCATTTCTTTGTGCGTTGCTACCATTGGCATTAAAGAGTTAccctaataaatatttgatgttAAATAACTAAACTCAGTAGGTTCTTTGCCTGTAGAATATGTATGTGATAGAAAATATAGGGTTGTCGTATATCTATTTTTTGGCAGAATGGAGAAAAAGCTTTGATTTATCTGTGTTCATTTTTCACCAACCCCTTAAATTTATCATCTGAGCATTCTTAActaatttaaccatttttttttttttcaatattagaaattaaatCCCACACTCCCTACTTTGGTATCAGTGAGATTTGATCCATAAACAATCCACCAAGTAAACTATCTATTACCCACTCTTTTAACTAATTTTCTTATAGAGGAAAGTAGTAGGATAGTACTGGCTTGAAAATATTAGTTAGTCCATTACATTAGAAGTTTTACAACTAGAGTTTTGTTTTTGGGaatcttttttctttccaacTTATATTTCACACTAGTAGTGTAACAGACTAGTCGGTTTAGATAGTATCACTTGAAGGTTTCGCGCTTGAGTCTTGGCCATTATTTCTTGATGATCCCTGAATTGCTTTTAATGTAACCTCTTATTGTTATTAATTGCAGCCTCCACGTGCAAAGCATTGTCACGATTGTGACAGATGTGTTCTTCAGTTTGATCATCATTGTGTTTGGCTTGGAACATGTGTTGGCCAGGGTAATCACTGTCGATTTTGGTGAGTTTACATTGTTGTCAGATGTCTTATCCTTTTGTAGATTTAACAAATTAACAGTGTGGAGATTGGAGAAAaagtgattgattttatttggaCTTGTGGTGATCTAGTGATCCCTATCATATTGTTTTGGGGTCAGTGAGTTTAAAAATGTAACAGCCACTGTGAAATAAAATGtgatatgtttattataattgtatttaatgTTAATAAATGCTAGATATATTccatatttatattcatattgaGGTTGAGATAGATAAACTTATGGGtccaaatttcattttcttttatagattCTTTGATTTTCTTCAGATTTTAGCCTTTTACCTTTGTAgttcttttgttattttgtgaTCAATTAGAATATCatctgatttgatttgatttggttgcagctcttttttttttttaaaaaaaaatagtattagcATAATGAGCAAATATTTTAGGGCCTTCTAGTAATTGTTTGTATATCTTCCCACCATAGGACTATAATTCAACCAATTAATGATGTATGTAtcccattttatttttaaatgttgttTGCTAAccaagttctttttttttttttttcctttttgtttttcttacatATATGTTTGTAGGTGGTACATTTGTGAAGAAACAGCATTGTGCCTCTGGACTGGCATCTTGTACATTACATATTTAAAAGCTAACATATCAAGGGCTTGGTATGATGTATTattgtgactttttttttttgggtcatatGATCttgtaataaatttatttcatgGCTGAAAATATCTTGTCTTGATGAAAGCATTACTCGAGGGCTTCAATGTTTTATGTAGTAAACTTATTCTTAAATACTGCCAACTTTAAGTTTTAATTCTTGCACAATTTGCCTTTTCTTGAATCTGAATTTGTTCCTGAAATCATATCATTTCAGGTGGAAGGATGCAATCATGATAGTTCTACTGATTATTTTGGCAATAACTTTGATTTTCCTGCTCCTACTACTACTTTTTCATAGGTACttatgtttatatttgttttcctctaatttttattttgatgtttTAGCAGAAACTTTTCTTGCACTTTGTCAGCAACAAAGTCAGAATTGGTAATTACAATGGTTATGATTGTTCTGTGTCCTTACGATGCAATCCTATTGTTTAGTTGAATGATTTATACTATATTAAATTTACTTTCCATTTCAATGTTATGTGCTGTAATGGTTTGTTACTAATTGCCATAATATTGGACTGGCAAAAATAGTGTTTGCACTAGTTTCCATGTAGTATTGCAGTTCAGAAAAGTTGTATGGGATTCATGTTTGCACTAGAGGTCAATAAACTTGTCATGTTGTTTGCTCAACAGATCTTCCTCCATCAATCTTATGCTGACATGTAGGATTGGCAATATTTACTAGATAAAACAGATTACCTAGTAAAGTCCCTGAGTTAGGAGCTTTGCGAACTTCTTCTCTGACAAATTTTACATggtataagtaaaaataaatatctgctTAGTGGTTTGCAGATACTactggaaaaagaaaactttttttaGAGTTCATGTGTTCCATGTATTCTAAGCAGTGCGGAGCCATAACACCAGATTTATGTTACAATTGAGTGGCTAATTAGTTTTAAGTGGCTTTTTCAAAGAGATGGTATTCAATGCTTTgtcttgttttctttgattcCACCTCTTCCACGGCTCACCTTCCTCTCACCATTCCAATGTTGTAATACAATGAGACCAAATTTGGAGTCTGTCACTTAAGTTAAAGACATAGTCATATATCTTTAAGAATGCCATTGTTATAGTtctaatatcattttgatttcagCTATCTTATTCTGACAAATCAGACGACCTATGAACTTGTAAGACGTAGACGCATCCCCTATTTAAGGTTAGCTTATCTTCTTACTTTgcttttatatatcatttttcattctaTTGAGTGTTGATTAATGGAAGAAAGTGTTGGTATGCATTACAAGAAATGTCTAGCTGAAGCTTGGacaatttaattgatttttccaTGGATCTGCTTTTTTGGAGATTGTATGGCGTGTCAAAAAGACtgaacatttaaaaattatgcattTACCAATTTCTTAGTTctgtttctgtttctttttaaCTTCAGGGGGATTCCTGAACGGGTATATCCCTTCAGTAAAGGAGTCTGCAGAAATCTGTACGAATTCTGTTGTGTTAGGAGCAGCATAACTAATTTGGAAAGGTTGCCGACAGCCCTGGAACTTGAAGAAAAGTCAAGACCCTACTCATGCTTCGATTTTTTAACTTGCCGTTGCTGCTGACATCTCGGGGCTTTGTATCATTGACTTCATTTGTCCCACACAATTTATTGCTGGGTTTTATTTGAGAGCATGGTTTTACattcatttgttatttttactGCATGGCATTACAGTAGGTGCAATTTGCCAATGGAAGATTACCCAGTTCACGGATATACAATGTAATATGGTGTAGATTTCCATTTGATAGGTTAGTTTAATTTTCAAGGCTTAAAGAAGCTTGCTTGAATACCAGTGTTGATGACAAGGTGAGGCTTCGCATAGATTGGTAAAGAGGTTAATGCTTTATCTATGATGAAAGGATTAGCATCCTTTCCACGTTTGCTCTCTGTTCAATGAACATGAATGCAATTTTACtgaggtttaattttttttcaagtagACGGATTGTTTTTTACCTTATTGCCATAAATAAGCCCAATAGCAGCCAATTGCAATAGGGAATACGCATAAAGGCATGATTGAATATGCAGCCCCGGGCCATTTTGACATCGGTACCTTGATTCTCATTTGAAAGCATAGTAACTAGGgaggattcaaattgagttaaactcagATAAAGACCAGTTTgagatttgagtttgatttgttcaaattgttggagaagaagaatagtcaaaagtgaaaaaaatccTGATCACTGGATATGAAGAACTGGAAGGAAGAAATATCGACAGTGGTATGAGCTTTATTTCATGATGAGTCAAGTGTGAGCTAAAATTTTTTCACCTCAAACTCAGCTCGTTTGAGCCGAGTACAATCTGAGCTCGAGCCATTCGGATTGAGTCCATCCCTAATGACAGCCcgtaacatttaatttaattacttaatagTAGAGTTTGTTAtgaaaatttatacaaaaaataaaaaggaaacatAACTAGAATCTCTAGGATAAGATTATGGCCTCTACAAGTAAGAAGCAATTTTCCCAAGCGCATTAACCACGCTAATCATCCACTCAATTTCAGATCTGGCCTTTACTGGTTCCTATGAAACAAGAGGAAGAGGACCTGTGAAAGCACTGATTTACAGAAGTTTGTGGATGAGTCAGGCTCAGTAAACTAGTTGCATTACATACCAAGATGAGGATGAGTCTAGAATGCTATCTCATTAATATAATAGGTCTCATGCTGAAGCTTAAagtaacaaatcaaaatcagtAAAGGAAGGAAGAAGATAGATACAGGCTTATGATTTACGGTACTTGAGAGATTCAAAGCGTGCAGCAAGATCATCATAATCTGGCAATTTAGGATGAACACGATGTACTGAATCCTGTTTGTCAAGAACTGAAGGCACTGGTGGTGGAGGTCGATCAGGTGGTTGATAAATGCCAGCAGGAGGCTCTTCCATTTCGATTTCCTCATCACAATCAGATTCATCAAACTGTATATCTGAATGTGCAGAAGGGGCATTGAAGCTGTGCCTCCTATAGATGTTTCCACCTTCAGTATGAGCAGGCCTCCTCTCTTCTTGGTCAAGATAATGAGACCTATCAAATCTCTGTGATTCAAACATTTTACCTGGTTGATGATCTTCAGCGCTCACTGGGGGATTGTTTGACATGAATAGGCTGGCTGAATTTCCAGAGAGGGTTGCAGATCCAGGTTTGTTGCTTGAAGCTTTTggaatttcatcaaaattacatGATTGAGTGAATTGCTTGGAGCCTTTGCTTGCAAGATAGGCAGCAGCTTCTGCAGCGGCAATTGCTAGCTTTGCTGATTGTGCAGCTGCTTCAGCAGCTGATGTTGTGTCTTCAAAATGCATGCTGCTACCTCCATTACTTGCTGATCTGCACCAACAATCTGAAGAAGTTAACAAAAAGAATGGAAAAACTTCATAGTCTAAAATGTTTGGCAGCCGATAAAATGAGATTGATTGAGTCACCTGGTAGCTGGCTTATTAGGTTCGACAGGCTGAACTGGTGGCATATGATTCACAGGTAAGCTTGTAGGTCTAACAAATACATCTGGTACCTATCAAAGAgatgaattaatgaaaaatagcTCAACAACAAACTTGAAGTTAAAACATGTGAAAAAGACAAGACGGGGAGAGGAAAACACACTATCCGCTCTTCTGGAGGCTTGAGAAGCTCCATTTCTGATTCTGCTGTATCCCAGCCTATCTGATACTCTTTCGCTATTTCTTTCATCACTTTTAACTTCACTTCTCCAGGAGGGGTTCTGACA from Mangifera indica cultivar Alphonso chromosome 16, CATAS_Mindica_2.1, whole genome shotgun sequence includes the following:
- the LOC123199318 gene encoding protein S-acyltransferase 10-like — encoded protein: MLSALCPTVRDSGGGVLDRCYRVFPCLADPARRSSLGLKAALVMLHLVFLGVLFLFDSDLIEKTKHQPWYTGLYLLLFVITLVQYFVASGSSPSYVLDAMREVNETNAMFRRVSISSKQPASSKNGNMVIAVEESQSGRYLPGSNATSWTKLVLEMYPPGTSIRSLTCPYCNVEQPPRAKHCHDCDRCVLQFDHHCVWLGTCVGQGNHCRFWWYICEETALCLWTGILYITYLKANISRAWWKDAIMIVLLIILAITLIFLLLLLLFHSYLILTNQTTYELVRRRRIPYLRGIPERVYPFSKGVCRNLYEFCCVRSSITNLERLPTALELEEKSRPYSCFDFLTCRCC
- the LOC123199317 gene encoding IST1 homolog, which encodes MTVSVAHTKKLMKLGLSLFRRGFSSSECKTAAKMAVARIKLLRNKREALVKQMRRDIALLLQSKQDATARIRVEHVIREQNVLAANEFIELFCELIVARLTIIAKQRECPADLKEGIASVIFASPRCSEIPELVAMRKIFEKKYGKDFVSAATDLRPNSGVNRMLIEKLSVRTPPGEVKLKVMKEIAKEYQIGWDTAESEMELLKPPEERIVPDVFVRPTSLPVNHMPPVQPVEPNKPATRSASNGGSSMHFEDTTSAAEAAAQSAKLAIAAAEAAAYLASKGSKQFTQSCNFDEIPKASSNKPGSATLSGNSASLFMSNNPPVSAEDHQPGKMFESQRFDRSHYLDQEERRPAHTEGGNIYRRHSFNAPSAHSDIQFDESDCDEEIEMEEPPAGIYQPPDRPPPPVPSVLDKQDSVHRVHPKLPDYDDLAARFESLKYRKS